In Methylobacterium sp. WL1, the sequence CGAACAGTTCTTCGGCGGCTCGATCGAAGCCGGCTGGAATTACCAGCTCGCGCCCGTCGGGCTGACGGTAGACGACCTACGGGCATGCCCCGGGGGCATCCGCTTGCCTCAGCCGACGGCCCGGCGCAAATACGAAGCCCTCCGCCAGGACGGGTCGGTCGTCGGTTTTCCCACGGCGACGGGGCGGATCACGCTCTACTCCGAGGATCTGCTCGCGCATGGGCAGCCCCCTCTCGCCCACCATGTCGAGCCCGCAGGACTCGACGAGCCCGGCCTGCCGCTGGTGATGTCGACCGCCAAGACCGGTTGGTATGTGCACAGTGCCTACCGCCACATCGCCTCTCTGCGGAAGCGCGCGGCAGCGCCGACCGTCGAGGTGGCGCCCGACGACGCCCGCCTCCGCGGGATCGCCGAGGGCGATGCCGTCATCGTGCGGACCGCTCACGGCGAGGCCCACCTGCGGGCGCGCATCGACGCGACGCTGCCGAGCGGGACGGTGATCACGGAGTTTGGCTGGTGGGAGGATTGCCCGCCCCTGGGGCGTGAGGGCTCGCCGGTTGCCGGGTCGACGAGCGCGAACGTCAATGCCGCCCTGTCCGACGCGGCCCGAGATCCGGTAAGTGGTTCCGTGCCCCTGCGGGCGGTGGCTTGCGAGCTTGTCCGCGCCGTCGGGGCCAATCGCGGACGTTGGCAAGGCCGGCGCTCGTTCCGCGTCGCGTCGCTGCGGCGCGAGGGGGCGGACATCGCCGCGTTCACTCTCGCGCCTGCGGATGATGGTCCAGTTCCCGCCTACCTTCCCGGCCAATACGCCATCCTCCACGCCACAGTCCCGGGCCTCAGCCGCGCCTATTCCCTGACGGGTGACGCCCTGACGCCGGAGACCTACGAGATCGGCGTCAAGCACCACGCCGCGCAGGAAGGCTGGCCGGCCGGACGAATGTCGAGCCTCGTCCACGGGCTGAAGTCCGGCGATCCGGTCGAGCTCGAAATGCCGGCAGGCACGTTCACTCCGCCGCTTGGGGGGGATCGCCCCATCGTCCTGCTCGCGGCCGGGATCGGCATCACCCCGTTCGTAGGCTACCTCGCCGCGCTTGCCGCGCGCCCGGACTCCGCGCCCGAGGTGCATCTGGTCGCGATCTCCCGCAACGGAGCGGAGGAGGCCTTCGGGGTCCGCCTCCGCGAGGCCGCGGCGGCCCTCCCACGCCTGCGGATCACCCGCGTGTTCACGCGCCCGCGCCCGGAGGATCGGATCGGGGTCGATTACGAGCGGGCCGGTCGGCCGGCCATGTCCGAGCTGGCCCTGCCGGATCCGGCGTGCCGCCCCCTCGTGTACCTGTGCGGGCCGGATGCCTTCCTCCGCGACGGGAGGGCGGCCCTGACAAGACTCGGCGTCCCGCGCTTCGACGTGTTCAGCGAGAGCTTTGCGTCGGCCATGGCCGTGCCTTCTGACCTTGCACCGCGAACCGTGCGCCTTGCCCGCAGCGGAACGGGCTTCACCTGGACGCCCTCCGCCGGAACCCTGCTCGACGCGGCCGACGCGGCGGGGCTCGGGCTGCCGAGCGGCTGTCGGGCGGGCCAGTGCGAAAGCTGCAGCGTGCCCGTCGCGTCCGGGTCGGTCGCCCACCTCGGCCCCTACGACGGCGAGCCCGACCATTGCCTGACCTGCCGCGCTGTGCCGGTCAGTGACCTCGTCCTCGACGCCTGAAAGGAAGACA encodes:
- a CDS encoding molybdopterin-dependent oxidoreductase; protein product: MSADIKEGYCTLCRSRCGSLNRIEGGRLVSVAPNPAHPTGAALCAKGRAAPELLGSPRRLTTPLRRTRERGSADPGWVEIGWDEAMTDIAARLGDLRARHGAETVAFAVTTPSGTPMVDSFEWVERFVRVFGSPNLIYAVEICGWHKDFAHALTFGRGIGTPDYETADTIVLWGHNPTRTWLAQATRIADARRRGATVVVVDPKRGGSGETADLWLPIRPGADGALAMGAIRHLLREGSYDRAFVHDWTDAAFLVDRANERLLKAAELWPGASGFVVLDEAGRPQPRDPRDPTAGAAAQLDTQVRLMDAAGNRRTCASVLRLLTEEADIYDPAHVATVTQLDPAAIARFNALFAGAPRLAYHSWTGVGQHTNATTTERAIATLYALTGAVDRDGGNLWTTAPPTRSVNAYDLLAPAQRAKALGLAELPLGPPSRGWITARDFTRAVLESEPYRVRGLMSFGTNFVVSQGDTGRNQAALEALDFHVHVDMFLNPTAANADIVLPASLPWEREALKVGFEITQEAVELVQLRQAMVPPLGGTRSDYAIAFDLACRLGHGEQFFGGSIEAGWNYQLAPVGLTVDDLRACPGGIRLPQPTARRKYEALRQDGSVVGFPTATGRITLYSEDLLAHGQPPLAHHVEPAGLDEPGLPLVMSTAKTGWYVHSAYRHIASLRKRAAAPTVEVAPDDARLRGIAEGDAVIVRTAHGEAHLRARIDATLPSGTVITEFGWWEDCPPLGREGSPVAGSTSANVNAALSDAARDPVSGSVPLRAVACELVRAVGANRGRWQGRRSFRVASLRREGADIAAFTLAPADDGPVPAYLPGQYAILHATVPGLSRAYSLTGDALTPETYEIGVKHHAAQEGWPAGRMSSLVHGLKSGDPVELEMPAGTFTPPLGGDRPIVLLAAGIGITPFVGYLAALAARPDSAPEVHLVAISRNGAEEAFGVRLREAAAALPRLRITRVFTRPRPEDRIGVDYERAGRPAMSELALPDPACRPLVYLCGPDAFLRDGRAALTRLGVPRFDVFSESFASAMAVPSDLAPRTVRLARSGTGFTWTPSAGTLLDAADAAGLGLPSGCRAGQCESCSVPVASGSVAHLGPYDGEPDHCLTCRAVPVSDLVLDA